A section of the Desulfotignum phosphitoxidans DSM 13687 genome encodes:
- a CDS encoding sensor histidine kinase, which translates to MKPHTIDLVNKQGLRFFGSVNASISHELKNIFAIISETAGFLNDLTQLSKQGKPFDLSLLENCSNSIAEEIERGFDTIRQMNQFAHSVDDPVRETSIADTLTLALKLTGFLSFAKKAHLDETAADTTVFTSPFLFQTLIYKIFSALYRALDVKDELTVTFHDTTPSVIFIHFSHNQPADLDYFPDPQTAEIADVLKATIKITNTDLELTVPLKNEDLESAATD; encoded by the coding sequence ATGAAACCGCACACCATTGACCTGGTCAACAAACAGGGACTCCGGTTTTTCGGATCAGTGAATGCCAGCATTTCCCATGAACTGAAAAATATTTTTGCCATCATTTCCGAGACTGCCGGATTTTTGAACGATCTCACCCAGTTGTCAAAACAGGGCAAACCCTTTGACCTGTCTTTGCTGGAAAATTGCAGCAACAGCATTGCAGAGGAGATCGAGCGGGGGTTTGATACCATCCGCCAAATGAACCAGTTTGCCCACAGTGTGGATGATCCGGTCAGGGAAACCAGTATTGCCGATACCCTGACCCTGGCCCTCAAACTGACCGGATTTCTCAGCTTTGCCAAAAAGGCACATTTGGACGAAACTGCGGCAGACACCACGGTTTTCACCAGCCCTTTTCTATTCCAGACCTTGATATATAAGATTTTTAGCGCTCTTTACCGGGCACTGGATGTCAAGGATGAATTGACCGTGACATTTCATGACACGACCCCGTCTGTCATCTTCATACACTTTTCTCATAATCAACCCGCTGATCTTGACTATTTCCCCGATCCGCAGACCGCAGAAATTGCAGATGTGCTCAAGGCGACAATTAAAATAACGAACACTGACCTGGAATTAACCGTTCCTTTGAAAAATGAAGACCTTGAATCTGCAGCGACTGACTGA
- a CDS encoding response regulator encodes MKIILVDDETKFINMLARRLSLRGLDADVAYSGEQALEKAAQTRYDIAVLDMKMPGMSGLALKNKLLKKLPDIKFIFVTGHGGVDKNGNSDLSEEIFLAKPLNIDTLIDTIQQQIHPHK; translated from the coding sequence ATGAAAATTATTCTAGTGGATGACGAGACCAAATTCATCAACATGCTGGCCAGAAGACTCTCGCTTCGGGGGCTGGACGCGGATGTGGCCTATTCCGGTGAACAGGCCCTGGAAAAAGCCGCTCAAACCCGGTACGATATCGCGGTTCTGGATATGAAAATGCCCGGTATGAGCGGACTTGCCCTGAAAAATAAATTGCTGAAAAAACTGCCGGACATCAAATTCATTTTTGTGACCGGACACGGCGGCGTCGACAAGAACGGAAATTCAGATCTTTCAGAAGAGATTTTTCTGGCCAAGCCCCTGAATATTGATACTTTGATCGATACCATCCAACAACAAATTCATCCGCACAAATAA
- a CDS encoding sensor histidine kinase has product MIRTPQMLQKQEWLAFLFHRHNAHLASFHTFSNYPRIWIISIIILAVTSLSPLVMATFINNRLIHKSVDSELVLQTDRVTSNAKRSVRFFLEERLNALRFVVNELPYYSLIDNEHLTKILINLKLGFGGFTDLSIIDSDGSQVAYAGPFNLEGKNYKTQSWFKQSMEKDNFISEVFTGYRDVPHIIIAVRSQNAYGRYYLLRATLDTQRLMDTVLSYKSNFHTDIFLINHTGILQTPSTNYGKIFTPTQIDIPAFSDTTQVITPENNKDKSYVVGYSYIATEAVTTPFILMVHKKKSEVMGTWLNLGKTFNWIIGFCCLVMMVIITLVSTYMVNQLFLADQSKAETMLKMEQSQQLACIGQLSAGIAHEINNPLALINETTGYLKDLYHYKDTPRDDKEIIELLNDILEAVSRCGTITSQLLGFVRQFDVQISSVNVEQLITGILSFHKKETEYKGIHVTTAIAPDVPDIKTDRGKLQQILLNLINNAFQAIEVNGCLDITVSHLPPNTISIEIKDTGCGISEENLQRIHEPFFSTKKERKGTGLGLSITYGLVKKLQGSIRVESSEGVGTIFTVTLPVKLQKEDEA; this is encoded by the coding sequence ATGATCCGAACACCGCAGATGCTGCAGAAACAGGAGTGGCTGGCATTTTTGTTTCACCGCCATAACGCCCATCTGGCATCCTTTCACACCTTTTCCAATTACCCTCGTATCTGGATCATCAGTATCATCATTTTAGCAGTGACTTCCCTGTCCCCGCTGGTGATGGCCACCTTTATCAACAACCGGCTGATTCACAAGTCCGTTGATTCGGAACTGGTGCTTCAGACCGACCGGGTCACTTCCAATGCCAAGCGGTCTGTGCGTTTTTTCCTGGAAGAACGCCTCAATGCCCTGCGGTTTGTTGTCAACGAACTGCCTTATTACTCTTTGATCGATAACGAACACTTGACAAAAATTCTGATCAACCTCAAACTGGGATTCGGCGGATTTACGGACCTGAGCATCATCGATTCAGACGGCAGCCAGGTGGCTTATGCCGGGCCTTTCAACCTGGAAGGCAAAAACTATAAAACCCAGTCCTGGTTCAAGCAAAGCATGGAAAAAGACAATTTCATCAGCGAAGTGTTCACCGGATATCGGGATGTCCCTCACATCATCATTGCGGTGCGGTCCCAGAATGCCTATGGCCGGTATTATCTGCTCCGTGCCACCCTGGACACCCAGCGGCTCATGGACACAGTGTTATCCTATAAAAGCAATTTCCACACAGATATTTTCCTGATCAATCACACCGGCATACTTCAGACCCCTTCCACAAACTATGGGAAAATTTTTACCCCCACACAAATCGACATTCCTGCATTTTCAGACACGACCCAGGTAATCACACCTGAAAACAACAAAGACAAATCGTATGTCGTCGGGTATTCCTACATTGCCACTGAAGCCGTGACCACTCCGTTCATCCTCATGGTTCACAAAAAGAAATCCGAAGTTATGGGCACCTGGCTCAACCTGGGAAAAACCTTTAACTGGATCATTGGTTTCTGCTGCCTGGTGATGATGGTCATCATCACTTTGGTATCCACTTATATGGTAAACCAGCTGTTTTTAGCCGATCAGTCCAAGGCGGAAACCATGCTAAAAATGGAACAGAGCCAGCAACTGGCCTGCATCGGTCAGTTGTCTGCCGGTATTGCCCATGAAATCAACAACCCTTTGGCATTAATCAATGAGACCACCGGCTATCTCAAGGATCTGTATCATTATAAAGATACGCCCAGAGACGATAAAGAGATCATCGAACTTTTGAACGACATCCTGGAAGCCGTGTCCCGGTGCGGCACGATCACCAGCCAGCTGCTGGGGTTTGTCCGGCAGTTCGATGTTCAGATCTCTTCAGTGAATGTCGAACAACTGATCACCGGCATTTTGAGCTTTCACAAAAAAGAAACCGAATACAAGGGGATCCATGTCACCACTGCCATTGCGCCGGACGTTCCTGACATCAAGACCGATCGGGGTAAACTTCAGCAGATTCTGCTCAATCTGATCAATAATGCGTTTCAGGCCATCGAAGTCAACGGATGCCTGGATATCACGGTATCGCACCTGCCGCCGAATACGATCAGCATTGAGATCAAAGACACCGGTTGCGGCATTTCCGAAGAAAACCTGCAACGGATTCACGAACCGTTTTTCAGTACTAAAAAAGAACGAAAGGGAACCGGTCTGGGACTTTCCATCACCTATGGACTGGTCAAAAAGTTACAGGGAAGTATCCGGGTGGAAAGCAGTGAAGGGGTAGGAACCATCTTCACTGTAACCCTGCCGGTCAAACTCCAGAAAGAGGATGAAGCATGA
- a CDS encoding response regulator, protein MKQIDILIIDDEIKFADMLSRRLSLRDITCRACYDGLSGIQWVKENSGAATLILLDLKLPDMYGTQVLAHIKELDPAVPVYIITGHGTREDEKECLAQGAAEFIHKPVSIEKITTLLTHVRGEVQ, encoded by the coding sequence ATGAAACAGATCGATATCCTGATTATTGACGATGAAATCAAATTTGCCGACATGCTGTCCCGGCGGCTGTCCCTCCGGGATATTACCTGCCGGGCATGTTATGACGGCCTGTCCGGTATCCAGTGGGTCAAGGAAAATTCCGGTGCCGCCACCCTGATCCTGCTTGACCTGAAACTGCCGGATATGTATGGTACACAGGTACTGGCCCATATCAAGGAACTCGATCCTGCCGTCCCTGTTTACATCATCACCGGACACGGTACCCGGGAGGATGAAAAAGAATGCCTTGCACAGGGCGCCGCTGAATTCATCCACAAACCCGTGAGCATTGAAAAAATAACCACTCTGCTCACGCATGTCCGGGGGGAGGTTCAATGA
- a CDS encoding penicillin acylase family protein, translating to MCGSFLNKRHRLISGYRIHRIFTILIWCAVLVILGTGGLSVLNRYQTRGALNLPGLTGPVTVQRDEKGMAFIRAQNLDDLLLAQGFVTAQDRLFQMHLIRLLIQGRTGELAGKIARDQDMRMRTIGLDRLAEKQAAILNPETAARFQRYVDGINAFIDITPHNRHLEFRLAGISPEKWDISDSLSLLYYLGYATAANLDTEVIIQMLLHAVGYDKTRRILPLNIHPDDPGDTGEWPMPLMSDQTFATDVRISRMAAYFPDRYLRAGSNNWAVSPDLSATGAALLCGDTHLDPRMLPGVWYPIGLICPGIRAVGVNIPGIPGMAMGRTSHIALSMTNNYADIQDLYLEQPDPDHPGRYLSNNRSLPFETRKETLKLKDSAAPGGFVKHEFIVRATERGPIVTDVFDNLSSHPPVSLRFAPAETMGPEIGLVEILEAKNSADLKNALKQLSMVCLNWVFADDQGRIGYQVSGRVPIRQKGHGTFLSPVSGTGDPWQGWIPDDQMPAALDPPAGWIGTCNHKIVSQSYPYYYSSYFAPRYRYDRLKELMALPGRKTPNQMWMFQRDTLNPMARIIAPKMIDALMQHPDTREMGAILSDWNYQDDPDTAGPAVFQTVYRFLAKAVFEDELKNADSDLLLNTWYFWQERLQHMILEGRSVWFDDVRTPDRNETLTDLFLIAGHRARAFLEAALGPDMTRWHWGRVHTLSLRNPLAQKGWIGRLLGKGPLPMGGSGETLYRGWYDFDAPFFVTHCASLRMVVDFADTDKIMAVIPGGVTGRMFHPHQKDQVASYMSGKQKYWWFSDSAINGHTVSTLALIPGG from the coding sequence ATGTGCGGATCATTTCTCAACAAGAGGCATCGATTGATCTCTGGTTACCGGATACACCGGATTTTTACCATATTGATATGGTGTGCGGTACTGGTGATTCTCGGGACAGGCGGCCTGTCTGTGCTGAATCGATATCAGACCCGGGGGGCCTTGAATCTGCCCGGTTTGACAGGCCCGGTCACGGTTCAGCGGGATGAAAAAGGCATGGCCTTTATCCGGGCACAAAACCTGGATGACCTGCTTTTGGCCCAGGGATTTGTGACTGCCCAGGACCGGCTGTTTCAGATGCATTTGATTCGACTGCTGATCCAGGGCCGGACCGGTGAGCTGGCAGGAAAAATCGCCCGGGATCAGGACATGCGCATGCGCACCATCGGTCTGGACCGGCTGGCAGAAAAACAGGCAGCAATACTCAATCCTGAAACCGCGGCCCGGTTTCAGCGATATGTGGACGGCATCAATGCGTTTATTGATATCACACCCCATAACAGGCATCTGGAGTTCCGGCTGGCCGGGATTTCTCCTGAAAAATGGGATATTTCCGATTCCTTAAGCCTGTTGTATTATCTGGGATATGCCACTGCCGCCAATCTGGATACCGAAGTGATTATCCAGATGCTTTTGCACGCGGTGGGATATGACAAAACCCGGCGGATACTGCCTCTTAACATCCATCCGGATGATCCCGGTGACACCGGCGAATGGCCGATGCCCCTTATGAGTGATCAAACCTTTGCAACTGACGTCCGGATTTCCCGGATGGCCGCTTATTTTCCGGATCGGTATTTGCGGGCCGGCAGCAATAACTGGGCCGTGTCTCCGGATCTGTCCGCCACCGGAGCCGCTCTGTTGTGCGGTGATACCCATTTAGATCCTCGGATGCTGCCCGGAGTCTGGTATCCCATCGGCCTGATCTGCCCGGGAATTCGGGCAGTCGGGGTGAACATCCCGGGTATTCCCGGCATGGCCATGGGCCGGACTTCACACATTGCTTTAAGCATGACCAACAATTACGCGGATATTCAGGACCTGTATCTGGAACAACCGGATCCCGATCATCCGGGACGATATCTTTCAAACAACCGGTCCCTGCCGTTTGAAACCCGAAAAGAAACACTGAAGCTCAAAGATTCGGCGGCTCCGGGCGGGTTTGTCAAACATGAATTTATCGTCCGCGCCACTGAAAGAGGCCCCATTGTCACAGATGTATTTGACAACCTGTCGTCCCACCCGCCGGTGTCATTGCGGTTTGCCCCGGCCGAAACCATGGGGCCGGAAATCGGTCTGGTGGAAATACTTGAGGCAAAAAACAGTGCGGATTTAAAAAATGCGTTGAAACAACTTTCCATGGTCTGTTTGAATTGGGTGTTTGCCGATGATCAGGGCCGGATCGGGTATCAGGTATCCGGCCGTGTGCCCATCCGACAAAAAGGGCATGGCACGTTTTTATCCCCGGTTTCCGGTACCGGCGATCCCTGGCAGGGATGGATTCCTGATGATCAGATGCCGGCAGCCCTGGACCCGCCGGCCGGATGGATCGGCACCTGCAATCATAAAATCGTGTCTCAAAGCTATCCGTATTATTATTCTTCCTATTTTGCCCCGCGGTATCGGTATGACCGGCTCAAAGAGCTGATGGCACTGCCCGGCCGCAAAACACCAAACCAGATGTGGATGTTTCAGCGGGATACGTTGAATCCCATGGCCCGGATCATCGCCCCGAAAATGATTGACGCACTGATGCAGCATCCGGATACCCGGGAAATGGGTGCCATTCTTTCTGACTGGAATTATCAGGATGATCCGGATACGGCAGGACCGGCAGTTTTCCAGACCGTGTACCGGTTTTTAGCCAAGGCGGTATTCGAGGACGAGCTGAAAAATGCTGACAGTGATCTGTTGCTCAATACCTGGTATTTCTGGCAGGAGCGGTTGCAGCACATGATTCTGGAGGGCCGGTCCGTCTGGTTTGACGATGTGCGTACCCCGGATCGGAATGAAACATTGACAGATCTGTTTCTGATCGCCGGACACCGGGCCAGGGCATTTTTGGAAGCGGCCCTGGGGCCGGATATGACCCGCTGGCACTGGGGCAGGGTTCACACGTTGTCTTTGAGAAATCCTTTGGCACAAAAGGGATGGATCGGGCGGTTGCTGGGAAAAGGCCCCTTACCCATGGGGGGTTCCGGTGAAACCCTGTACCGGGGGTGGTATGACTTTGATGCCCCGTTTTTTGTAACCCATTGTGCGTCCCTTCGGATGGTGGTGGATTTTGCCGATACAGATAAAATCATGGCAGTGATCCCGGGTGGGGTGACAGGCCGAATGTTTCATCCCCACCAGAAAGACCAGGTCGCCTCGTATATGTCCGGAAAACAAAAATACTGGTGGTTCAGTGATTCGGCGATTAACGGGCATACGGTGTCGACACTGGCACTGATTCCCGGTGGATAA
- a CDS encoding methylenetetrahydrofolate reductase, with amino-acid sequence MSFKAKLSSGERVILAEMDTPKGVDISNMISHARFLKSRVDAVVLPDLDTGVMHLNALAGGAILTQQGLEPVIHVYGRDRNRMALQGDLLAAHVLGIHNLMVVQGEEMINGDHPDAKIVDDVDELGILKMIQTLMAGTDLAGFELHGKPEFIPGIAVPPIADEDQLTQAVADAGAKIAAGAGYIVLQPVFDLDFYKKIIHAFSSLNVPVIASVFLLKNVGMARYISINDPTSRLSEDVIRRIRQAKDRDTECVAIAGEMIRSLKEISQGIKISALGWEDKLPAILDSAGL; translated from the coding sequence ATGAGTTTCAAGGCAAAACTGTCGTCCGGGGAACGGGTAATCCTGGCTGAAATGGATACCCCCAAGGGCGTAGATATATCCAACATGATCAGCCATGCAAGGTTTCTTAAATCCCGTGTGGATGCTGTGGTGTTACCGGACCTGGACACGGGTGTCATGCATCTGAATGCGCTGGCCGGCGGAGCGATCCTGACTCAGCAGGGATTGGAACCCGTCATCCATGTGTACGGCCGGGACAGAAACCGGATGGCGCTTCAGGGAGATCTGCTGGCGGCCCATGTGCTTGGGATTCACAACCTCATGGTGGTGCAGGGCGAAGAGATGATCAATGGGGATCACCCGGACGCAAAAATTGTGGATGACGTGGATGAACTGGGTATTCTGAAAATGATCCAGACCCTGATGGCCGGAACGGATCTGGCCGGGTTTGAATTGCATGGTAAACCGGAATTCATCCCGGGGATCGCGGTCCCTCCCATTGCCGATGAAGACCAGCTGACTCAGGCTGTGGCAGATGCTGGAGCAAAAATTGCTGCCGGTGCCGGATATATCGTTCTTCAACCGGTGTTTGACCTGGATTTTTATAAAAAGATCATACACGCGTTCTCTTCTTTGAATGTCCCGGTGATTGCCTCGGTTTTTCTGTTGAAAAACGTTGGCATGGCCCGGTATATTTCCATCAATGATCCCACCTCCCGGTTGTCGGAAGATGTGATCCGGCGGATACGTCAGGCCAAGGACCGTGACACGGAATGTGTGGCCATTGCCGGTGAAATGATTCGCAGCCTCAAGGAGATTTCCCAGGGTATCAAAATATCCGCTCTGGGATGGGAAGACAAACTGCCGGCCATTCTGGACAGTGCCGGGCTGTAG